A portion of the Calothrix sp. 336/3 genome contains these proteins:
- a CDS encoding CHAT domain-containing tetratricopeptide repeat protein, with translation MTRGRKSAKNSRLFPTRFTSIALSSLLSVVFISESATLAQGTKLQIAQQAGKNTQQDATAAEKAFQEGVALYKQGTKESLTQAISKWLEALELWRKVGDKKQQATTLNNIGFVYNSLGEKQEALKYYNQALPLYRAVGDRGGEANTLSNIGSVYDDLGEKQEALKFYNQALPLFRAVGASPEEGLRQRRGEATTLNNIGNVYDDLGEKQEALKFYNQALPLFRAVGASPEEGLRQRRGEATTLNNIGFVYNSLGENQEALKYYNQALPYSVQSALSPEEGLRQRRGEAATLNNLGLVYDSLGEKQEALKFYNQALPLYRAVGDRRGEAATLNNLGLVYDSLGEKQEALKYYNQALPLIRAVGDRDGEATNLGNIARVEYRQGKLPSALKNIEAAITIIEDLRTKIASPDLRTSYFASKQDSYQFYIDLLMELHKKDPSKGYNTLAFNASERSRARSLIELLTESQAKIRKGVDSKLLQQETEIQQKIDAQEKLKIELSQQENINSTINKIAQADAQLNTLRAEYKELQNQIRISSPSYANIKYPQPLTLSQVQQQVLDEETVLLQYSLGAERSYLWMVTKTGMRSFELAKQSEIEELVENYRDLLENHPDEIITVQLKEGQIAARKLSQILLQPVVKELGNKRLLIVADGGLQSIPFGVLPIPSLPINQQAGDGFKSFLLAKHEIVYSPSATVIAELRKDLQKRKPAEKALAIFADAVFGCEDRDCTKPDTRLQSLRGQKTPRIINRPDNNDVLALKRAAKNNRDLDGRLPATKKEAEGILSLFEKHSTFQAFDFAASRENALNQSLNQYKIVHFATHGTANFENPELSGIVLSLFDSKGKEINGYLRLVDIFNLNLAAELVVLSACETGIGKETKGEGLMGLTRGFMYAGSPRLAVSLWNVNDESTSVLMQKMYQKMLQGKMTPAAALRAAQLEMLESKEYADAHYWAAFTLQGEWR, from the coding sequence ATGACAAGGGGCAGAAAATCAGCTAAAAATTCCCGACTTTTTCCCACAAGATTTACTAGTATCGCTTTAAGTTCCTTACTCAGTGTAGTTTTTATTTCCGAGTCTGCAACCTTGGCTCAAGGGACTAAGTTACAAATAGCACAGCAAGCAGGGAAAAACACCCAACAAGATGCCACCGCAGCAGAAAAAGCTTTTCAAGAAGGGGTTGCATTATACAAACAGGGGACAAAGGAATCTCTCACCCAAGCAATTAGTAAATGGTTGGAAGCATTGGAACTGTGGCGAAAAGTGGGGGATAAGAAACAGCAAGCTACTACCCTGAATAATATTGGTTTTGTCTACAACAGTTTAGGAGAAAAGCAGGAAGCTCTGAAATACTACAACCAAGCTCTACCGTTATACCGTGCAGTCGGCGATCGCGGTGGGGAAGCGAATACCCTGAGTAATATTGGTAGTGTCTACGACGATTTAGGAGAAAAGCAGGAAGCACTGAAATTCTACAACCAAGCTCTACCGTTATTCCGTGCAGTCGGCGCTTCTCCAGAGGAGGGGCTACGCCAACGCCGTGGGGAAGCTACTACCCTGAATAATATTGGTAATGTCTACGACGATTTAGGAGAAAAGCAGGAAGCACTGAAATTCTACAACCAAGCTCTACCGTTATTCCGTGCAGTCGGCGCTTCTCCAGAGGAGGGGCTACGCCAACGCCGTGGGGAAGCTACTACCCTGAATAATATTGGTTTTGTCTACAACAGTTTAGGAGAAAACCAGGAAGCACTGAAATACTACAACCAAGCTCTACCTTATTCCGTGCAGTCGGCGCTTTCTCCAGAGGAGGGGCTACGCCAACGCCGTGGGGAAGCTGCTACCCTGAATAATCTTGGTTTAGTCTACGACAGTTTAGGAGAAAAGCAGGAAGCACTGAAATTCTACAACCAAGCTCTACCGTTATACCGTGCAGTCGGCGATCGCCGTGGGGAAGCTGCTACCCTGAATAATCTTGGTTTAGTCTACGACAGTTTAGGAGAAAAGCAGGAAGCACTGAAATACTACAACCAAGCTCTACCGTTAATCCGTGCAGTAGGTGACAGGGATGGGGAAGCTACTAATTTAGGTAATATTGCCCGCGTTGAATACAGGCAAGGCAAGCTCCCATCTGCACTAAAAAATATTGAAGCGGCTATTACCATTATCGAAGACTTACGTACAAAAATCGCTAGCCCAGATTTACGTACATCCTACTTTGCATCTAAACAGGATTCTTACCAATTCTACATTGACTTGTTGATGGAACTGCACAAAAAAGACCCATCAAAAGGATATAATACCCTGGCTTTCAATGCCAGTGAACGCTCCCGCGCTCGTAGTCTCATCGAATTACTGACGGAATCCCAAGCGAAAATCCGTAAAGGTGTTGACTCGAAACTACTGCAACAGGAAACAGAAATCCAGCAAAAAATTGATGCTCAGGAAAAACTGAAAATTGAATTATCCCAACAGGAAAATATCAACAGCACAATTAATAAAATTGCTCAAGCAGACGCACAACTCAACACCCTGAGAGCAGAATATAAGGAACTCCAAAATCAAATTCGCATATCTAGCCCTTCTTACGCAAATATCAAATATCCCCAACCTCTCACCCTCTCCCAGGTACAACAGCAAGTCCTAGATGAGGAAACAGTTCTTTTACAATATTCCCTCGGTGCAGAGCGCAGCTACCTATGGATGGTGACAAAAACGGGAATGCGAAGCTTTGAGCTAGCGAAACAGTCAGAGATTGAAGAATTAGTTGAAAATTACCGAGACTTATTAGAAAATCATCCTGATGAAATCATTACTGTTCAACTTAAAGAGGGGCAAATAGCAGCCAGAAAACTGAGTCAAATTCTCCTACAACCTGTAGTTAAGGAATTAGGAAATAAACGTTTACTCATAGTTGCTGATGGGGGATTGCAATCAATTCCCTTCGGAGTTTTACCTATACCCAGCTTACCAATTAACCAACAAGCTGGGGATGGTTTTAAGTCTTTTCTCCTGGCAAAACACGAAATCGTCTATTCTCCCTCCGCAACGGTGATTGCAGAATTACGCAAGGATTTACAAAAGCGCAAACCAGCAGAAAAAGCTTTAGCAATCTTTGCTGATGCGGTGTTTGGTTGTGAAGATAGAGATTGCACCAAACCAGATACCCGTCTTCAGTCTCTCAGGGGACAAAAAACTCCTAGAATTATTAACCGTCCAGATAATAACGATGTTTTGGCATTAAAAAGAGCCGCAAAAAACAACCGTGATTTAGATGGGCGTTTACCTGCAACTAAGAAGGAAGCTGAGGGTATTTTATCTCTATTTGAGAAACACTCGACTTTCCAAGCCTTTGATTTTGCTGCGAGTCGGGAAAATGCCCTCAACCAGAGCTTGAATCAGTATAAGATTGTGCATTTTGCTACCCATGGTACAGCGAATTTTGAGAATCCTGAGCTATCGGGGATTGTGTTGAGTTTGTTTGATAGCAAGGGTAAAGAAATTAATGGTTATTTGCGTTTAGTCGATATTTTCAACTTGAATTTAGCCGCCGAGCTAGTTGTTCTCAGTGCTTGCGAGACGGGAATCGGCAAGGAAACCAAGGGAGAAGGCTTGATGGGGTTGACAAGGGGATTTATGTATGCAGGTAGTCCCCGTTTAGCGGTGAGTCTCTGGAATGTGAATGATGAGAGTACTTCGGTGTTGATGCAGAAGATGTATCAAAAGATGTTGCAAGGGAAGATGACTCCTGCTGCGGCTCTGCGGGCTGCTCAACTGGAAATGTTGGAGAGTAAAGAATATGCTGATGCTCACTACTGGGCGGCTTTTACCTTGCAGGGTGAGTGGAGGTAA
- a CDS encoding DEAD/DEAH box helicase gives MAILHGSWLLQNPWDDVAQEVRGEGLFIWGETWRSLQNYQPEDTGKILPHPLAMTAVELQTWLKTRQVKLAEIPSCEQTIGFQPAQGAIAIPSQLENDVTFLPQHSARLNRETQEYLQPWQVSGFYLNSQEAIAFLTSLPLNTQNLENSETSFLGGDLNFWLQIARWSLDLISRCKFLPILERENDASLVPKWQALIDSAVDSTRLEKFSRIMPLACRMYQGSGNINSPSIHLPPEPQELILAFLNSTMDAQIRTMVGSQALLEPRVMSSLPSTIRQWLQSLGTTAIVPGNPGETERLAASLKAWMMPLQYQLAGKNQFRTCFVLRSPESDTSENWTLAYYLQAADDEDFLVDAATIWQHPLEKFTYQQRTILQPQETFLRGLGLASRLYPIIAPSLETQYPQSCQLTPLQAYEFIKAAKWRLEDNGLGVILPPSLANREGWANRLGLKVTAQTAKKKDVRLGLQSLLNFKWELAIGGQTLSKAQFDKLVALNSPLVEINGEWVELRPQDIKTAQGFFASRKEQMSLSLEDALRLSTGDTQTIEKLPVVSFEASGALEELISTLTNNQAIAPLPTPANFQGQLRPYQERGAAWLAFLERWGLGACLADDMGLGKSAEFIAFLLHLKEQESLENPTLLVAPTSVLGNWEREVRKFAPTLKVLQYHGDKRPKGKTFTETVKKYDLVITSYSLIHRDLKTLQTVNWQGIVLDEAQNVKNAEAKQSQAVRQLEASFRIALTGTPVENRLQELWSILDFLNPGYLGNKQFFQRRFAMPIEKYGDVSSLSQLRSLVQPFILRRLKTDRSIIQDLPEKQEMTVFCGLSPQQAELYQQVVENSLQEIDSADGLQRRGMILALLIKLKQICNHPSQFLKQSNLQEPRLSGKLWRLQEMLEEVLAEKDNALIFTQFAEWGKLLKPYLEKHLQREIFFLYGSTSKKQREEMIDRFQNDPQGPPIMILSLKAGGVGLNLTRANHVFHFDRWWNPAVENQATDRVFRIGQTRNVQVHKFVCTGTLEEKIHDMIESKKQLAEQVVGGGEEWLTELDTEQLRNLLLLDRSALISDE, from the coding sequence ATGGCAATTTTACACGGTAGTTGGTTATTGCAAAACCCCTGGGATGATGTCGCACAAGAAGTCAGGGGCGAGGGTTTATTCATTTGGGGAGAGACTTGGCGATCGCTGCAAAATTATCAACCAGAAGACACCGGGAAAATCCTGCCCCATCCCTTGGCAATGACGGCAGTAGAGTTGCAAACATGGTTAAAAACACGACAGGTAAAACTTGCAGAAATACCTAGTTGTGAGCAGACGATAGGCTTCCAGCCCGCCCAAGGGGCGATCGCCATTCCTTCTCAGTTGGAAAATGATGTCACCTTCCTACCCCAACATTCTGCTAGGTTAAATCGAGAAACCCAGGAATATTTACAACCTTGGCAGGTAAGCGGTTTTTATCTCAATTCCCAGGAGGCGATCGCCTTTCTGACATCCCTACCCCTGAATACTCAAAATCTCGAAAATTCCGAAACCAGTTTTCTGGGGGGAGATTTAAATTTTTGGTTACAAATTGCTCGCTGGAGTTTAGATTTAATTTCTCGGTGTAAATTTTTGCCCATTCTGGAGCGAGAAAATGATGCTTCTCTAGTACCAAAATGGCAAGCACTGATTGATAGTGCTGTGGATAGTACTCGCTTAGAAAAGTTTTCTCGGATTATGCCCCTAGCTTGTCGAATGTATCAAGGTAGTGGGAATATCAACAGCCCATCGATTCATTTACCCCCGGAACCCCAGGAATTGATTTTGGCATTTCTCAATAGTACGATGGATGCTCAAATTAGAACCATGGTAGGTTCCCAAGCATTATTAGAACCTAGGGTAATGTCATCCTTACCCAGCACCATTAGACAATGGTTACAGTCGTTGGGAACCACAGCGATAGTACCAGGAAACCCTGGAGAAACGGAAAGACTAGCTGCTTCCCTGAAAGCTTGGATGATGCCACTACAATACCAGTTGGCAGGGAAAAACCAGTTTCGCACCTGTTTTGTCTTACGTTCTCCCGAATCCGATACATCGGAAAACTGGACTTTAGCATACTATCTCCAAGCCGCAGATGACGAAGATTTTCTTGTTGATGCAGCGACGATTTGGCAACATCCCCTGGAAAAATTTACCTACCAACAACGCACAATTCTCCAACCCCAGGAAACATTCCTCAGAGGTTTAGGTTTAGCTTCCCGTCTTTACCCGATTATTGCTCCGAGTTTAGAAACCCAATATCCCCAATCTTGCCAACTTACACCTTTACAGGCTTACGAATTTATCAAAGCTGCCAAATGGCGTTTAGAAGATAACGGTTTAGGGGTGATTTTACCACCCAGTTTAGCTAACCGTGAAGGCTGGGCAAACCGTCTGGGATTGAAAGTAACAGCTCAAACAGCCAAGAAAAAAGATGTTCGTTTGGGTTTACAAAGCTTATTAAATTTTAAATGGGAGTTGGCGATCGGTGGGCAAACCTTGTCGAAAGCGCAATTCGATAAACTGGTAGCCTTAAATAGTCCCCTAGTAGAAATTAATGGGGAATGGGTGGAGTTACGTCCCCAGGATATCAAAACTGCCCAAGGGTTTTTTGCTTCCCGCAAAGAGCAAATGTCCCTTTCCCTAGAAGATGCTCTGCGTTTGAGTACGGGAGACACCCAAACCATCGAGAAGTTACCAGTAGTTAGCTTTGAAGCATCGGGAGCATTAGAGGAATTAATCTCTACCCTGACAAATAATCAGGCGATCGCCCCCTTACCCACACCTGCCAACTTTCAAGGACAATTACGACCATACCAAGAACGGGGTGCAGCTTGGTTAGCTTTCTTAGAACGCTGGGGTTTAGGTGCGTGTCTTGCAGACGACATGGGACTTGGTAAATCTGCTGAATTTATTGCTTTTCTACTGCACCTCAAAGAGCAAGAATCCCTAGAAAATCCCACCCTTTTAGTTGCCCCCACCTCCGTACTCGGTAACTGGGAACGGGAGGTAAGAAAATTTGCTCCCACCCTGAAAGTTTTGCAATATCACGGTGATAAACGCCCCAAGGGTAAAACCTTTACCGAGACAGTCAAAAAATATGATTTAGTCATCACCAGTTATTCCCTAATTCATCGGGATTTAAAGACTTTACAAACCGTGAATTGGCAAGGAATTGTATTAGATGAAGCGCAAAATGTCAAAAATGCCGAAGCCAAACAATCCCAAGCAGTACGACAACTAGAAGCCAGTTTTCGCATTGCCCTGACTGGCACACCCGTAGAAAATAGATTACAGGAATTGTGGTCAATTTTAGATTTTCTCAACCCTGGTTATTTAGGAAACAAACAATTCTTTCAACGTCGCTTTGCCATGCCCATAGAGAAGTATGGCGATGTTTCTTCCCTCAGTCAACTGCGTTCCTTGGTACAACCTTTTATTTTACGTCGCCTGAAAACTGACCGCAGTATTATTCAAGATTTACCAGAAAAACAGGAAATGACTGTATTTTGTGGTTTGAGTCCCCAACAGGCAGAATTATATCAACAAGTAGTAGAAAATTCCTTGCAAGAAATTGACTCAGCCGATGGCTTACAACGACGAGGCATGATTCTGGCATTATTAATCAAATTAAAGCAAATTTGTAACCATCCTTCACAATTTCTCAAGCAGTCCAATCTTCAAGAACCGAGATTATCCGGTAAATTATGGCGCTTACAAGAAATGTTAGAAGAGGTATTAGCAGAGAAAGATAATGCTTTAATTTTTACCCAGTTTGCTGAGTGGGGAAAACTCCTCAAACCCTATTTAGAAAAACATTTACAACGGGAAATATTCTTCCTCTATGGTAGCACTAGCAAAAAGCAAAGAGAGGAAATGATTGACCGTTTTCAAAATGACCCCCAGGGACCACCAATTATGATTTTGTCTCTGAAAGCCGGAGGTGTGGGATTAAATTTGACTAGGGCAAATCATGTTTTTCACTTTGATAGATGGTGGAATCCCGCAGTGGAGAACCAAGCTACAGATAGGGTTTTTAGAATTGGGCAAACTCGCAATGTTCAAGTCCATAAATTTGTCTGCACGGGAACTTTAGAAGAGAAGATTCACGACATGATTGAGAGTAAAAAACAATTAGCAGAACAAGTTGTTGGAGGGGGGGAAGAGTGGTTAACGGAATTAGATACTGAGCAATTAAGGAATTTATTATTATTAGATAGAAGTGCCTTGATTTCAGACGAGTAG
- a CDS encoding CU044_2847 family protein codes for MDLQTKVIPVELIDGTNVRVEATFLGDRKINLHTRPFSEVTTAIESLSKEIAEMLQKVKPDKASVKFGIDIVMESGRLTPLLVKGSETANIEITLEWVK; via the coding sequence ATGGATCTACAAACCAAAGTAATTCCCGTAGAGTTGATTGATGGTACTAATGTTCGCGTGGAGGCAACTTTTCTCGGCGATCGCAAAATAAATCTTCATACTCGTCCCTTTAGCGAAGTCACAACGGCGATCGAGTCACTCAGCAAGGAAATTGCCGAGATGTTACAAAAAGTGAAGCCAGATAAAGCCAGTGTCAAATTTGGTATCGATATTGTTATGGAGTCAGGAAGACTAACACCTTTGTTAGTTAAGGGAAGTGAGACGGCAAATATTGAAATTACTCTGGAATGGGTTAAATAA
- a CDS encoding GNAT family N-acetyltransferase, giving the protein MQLPIHKILKNGMKVELDSMQAQEEEVVRRLLNLIIIDGKTYPQSQPLSPREFSNYWLSGKAFVVRNMDDLPEYQAQEVLGGFFLKPNFPGRCSHIGNAGFIVQPRCRGQGIGRFMGEAMLEIASSLGYEAVMFNLVFATNTPSLRLWQSLGFEEIGCIPNAVKLFEGESTDAVMLYKKLN; this is encoded by the coding sequence ATGCAATTACCTATTCATAAAATTTTAAAAAATGGCATGAAAGTAGAACTAGACTCTATGCAAGCACAAGAGGAGGAAGTTGTTAGAAGGCTATTAAATTTGATCATAATTGATGGCAAAACCTATCCCCAAAGCCAGCCACTCTCACCCCGCGAGTTTAGTAATTATTGGTTAAGTGGAAAAGCTTTTGTGGTCAGAAATATGGATGATTTGCCGGAATATCAAGCCCAGGAAGTTCTAGGAGGATTCTTCCTCAAGCCCAATTTTCCAGGTCGATGTAGCCATATTGGAAATGCTGGTTTTATTGTACAACCTCGATGCCGTGGGCAAGGTATTGGACGATTTATGGGAGAAGCAATGCTAGAAATTGCCAGCAGTCTGGGTTATGAGGCAGTCATGTTTAATTTGGTGTTTGCGACAAATACCCCCTCTCTGCGTTTATGGCAATCATTGGGATTTGAAGAAATTGGCTGTATTCCCAACGCTGTCAAACTGTTTGAAGGAGAAAGTACCGATGCGGTGATGCTATACAAAAAACTCAATTAA
- a CDS encoding SWIM zinc finger family protein, translating into MTTYTLQSNREWWSQRWLDLLDSYRFKKRLERGRIYAREGNVLNIEFQGAKVLAQVQGSEAEPYKVSLSLNAFTEEEWSYVIETISQKAAFPAKLLAGEMPQNIEDVFTSNGLSLFPFTLGDVRSRCTCPDKANPCKHIAAVYYQLGDRFSEDPFVLFQLRGRTKEQIISDLRLLRSSHQNISTTETDGEVLESHISAPISLESFWEYHEPLESSLVVIAPSTGETVLDILGDIPLAKEEEGLASSTAADVVMKYLNTLYKDVSQKAFMTAMNVG; encoded by the coding sequence ATGACAACTTACACACTACAATCTAATCGGGAATGGTGGTCACAACGTTGGTTAGATTTACTTGATTCCTACCGCTTTAAAAAACGGTTAGAACGGGGGAGAATCTATGCACGGGAGGGGAATGTTTTAAATATTGAATTTCAAGGTGCGAAGGTGCTAGCACAGGTACAGGGAAGCGAAGCAGAACCTTATAAAGTCTCCCTGTCTTTGAATGCTTTTACTGAAGAAGAGTGGAGTTACGTAATTGAAACCATATCCCAAAAAGCAGCTTTTCCTGCCAAATTGTTAGCTGGGGAAATGCCACAGAATATTGAGGATGTGTTTACAAGTAACGGTTTGTCCCTATTTCCTTTCACCCTCGGTGATGTTCGTAGTCGCTGCACCTGTCCCGATAAGGCAAACCCCTGTAAACATATTGCCGCAGTTTATTATCAACTTGGCGATCGCTTCAGTGAAGATCCCTTTGTCTTATTTCAACTGCGAGGACGCACTAAGGAACAAATTATCTCCGATTTACGCCTATTACGTAGTAGCCACCAGAACATATCTACCACTGAAACGGATGGCGAAGTTTTAGAGTCCCATATTTCAGCACCAATATCTCTGGAATCTTTCTGGGAATACCACGAACCCCTGGAGTCTTCTCTAGTCGTGATTGCTCCATCCACAGGGGAAACTGTCTTGGATATCCTCGGAGACATTCCCCTAGCTAAGGAAGAAGAAGGTTTAGCCAGTTCTACTGCTGCTGATGTCGTAATGAAGTATTTAAATACACTGTATAAAGATGTAAGTCAAAAAGCCTTCATGACGGCAATGAACGTAGGATAG
- a CDS encoding ribonuclease R family protein — protein sequence MEFSIATLLANFTDDKLVARKLLEKKLGCEDEDSLEKLHITLEVLEKIGVLVKERGKYRRISEDGVIEARLRCSSKGFCFAIQDVEAAEDIYIRESHLSNAWNGDRVLVRVLKEGSRRRSPEGEVKLILERSNHTLLARIKQVEGGFRAVPLDDRLLFELKLQTTGMKLEEAIDHLAHVEVLRYPLAQYPPLGRVVQILGSDAEAAADIDLVTCKHDLSRGFSESILDAAARLPKKLLKADLKNRLDLRELHTITIANAAGDTKVVENAVTLQSTTAGNWLLGFHISDLSHYVLQDEALDRDSLKRGRSVYLGDLILPMLPEGVAERCSLLPGSDRQTISFLITIDAASGEVKEWEIQPSVIKVDTALTQQEAETLLNTPTPKRRTAKSPPAELLEMLKNLDGVRIGLQKTRLQRGSLQLNLPANNNPYDDEGILGCVMTTDSPVRSLMTELVLLVNQLMATHLSALGIPAIWRIQGTPDPEDVQEMLKLAINLGVELTLDAEIDIQPLDYQHLTRVFAESASEQVLTYLLQDTLKQATYSTNKAPHFGLALPQGYVHFTSPLRRYPDLLMQRVYYSLLEHGRDRRNTRVKERVNLRSSTSHSEINWNVLPPELQSELQSELTRVITQINDREKEVLEAEADLAGLQRASLMKQRIGQVFSGVITGVQSYGFFVEIEVPPSETPPGHNLPLRVEGLVHVSSLKDDWYEYRARQQALFGRKNRASYRLGDRVSVQVKSVDYYRQQIDLVTVGSDGMVSRGDLSPMNGDSEPIYLHNDLDQDDLDPYGEED from the coding sequence ATGGAATTTTCAATCGCTACACTCCTTGCCAATTTCACCGATGATAAATTGGTAGCTCGTAAACTCTTGGAAAAAAAACTAGGTTGTGAAGATGAAGACAGCTTAGAAAAGCTTCACATTACCTTGGAGGTGCTAGAAAAAATCGGAGTTCTGGTTAAAGAACGGGGTAAATATCGTCGCATCAGTGAAGATGGAGTCATTGAAGCCAGATTACGCTGTTCGAGTAAGGGTTTTTGCTTTGCGATCCAGGATGTGGAAGCCGCAGAAGATATTTACATCCGCGAAAGTCATTTAAGTAATGCTTGGAATGGCGATCGCGTTTTGGTCAGAGTTCTCAAAGAAGGTAGTCGTCGTCGCTCTCCAGAGGGTGAGGTGAAGTTAATTCTGGAACGCTCTAATCACACCCTACTAGCAAGAATTAAGCAGGTAGAGGGAGGTTTTCGGGCTGTGCCCCTAGACGATCGTCTATTATTTGAACTCAAGCTCCAAACTACTGGGATGAAGTTGGAAGAGGCGATCGATCATCTTGCCCATGTCGAAGTCTTGCGCTATCCTTTAGCCCAATATCCTCCCCTGGGGCGGGTGGTACAAATTTTAGGCAGTGATGCGGAAGCGGCAGCTGATATCGATTTGGTGACTTGTAAACATGACCTATCCCGTGGTTTTTCCGAGTCAATTTTGGATGCAGCCGCCAGATTACCAAAAAAACTCCTTAAGGCAGATTTAAAAAATCGTTTAGATTTACGGGAACTACATACGATTACCATTGCTAATGCCGCAGGTGATACCAAAGTTGTCGAAAATGCGGTGACTTTACAATCAACGACTGCTGGTAATTGGTTGTTAGGTTTTCATATTAGTGACCTTTCCCACTACGTTCTTCAGGATGAAGCTTTAGACAGAGATTCCTTAAAACGTGGTCGTTCTGTATATTTAGGCGACCTGATTTTACCTATGTTACCGGAGGGAGTTGCCGAGCGTTGCTCCTTGTTACCTGGTAGCGATCGCCAAACAATTTCCTTCCTAATTACCATTGACGCAGCATCGGGAGAAGTGAAGGAATGGGAAATTCAACCCAGCGTGATTAAAGTCGATACAGCCCTCACCCAGCAAGAAGCGGAAACATTACTCAATACTCCCACCCCCAAGAGAAGAACAGCCAAATCTCCGCCGGCGGAATTATTGGAAATGTTGAAAAACCTCGATGGTGTGCGTATAGGTTTACAAAAAACTCGCTTGCAACGGGGTAGTTTACAGTTGAATTTACCCGCCAATAATAATCCCTACGATGATGAAGGGATTTTAGGCTGTGTGATGACTACAGACTCACCAGTGCGATCGCTGATGACGGAGTTAGTCTTACTGGTAAACCAACTCATGGCAACCCATCTCAGTGCCTTAGGAATTCCCGCCATTTGGCGCATTCAGGGAACTCCCGACCCAGAAGATGTGCAAGAAATGTTAAAGTTGGCAATCAACCTCGGTGTCGAACTCACCCTAGATGCAGAAATCGATATCCAGCCCCTAGACTACCAACATCTCACCCGTGTGTTTGCCGAATCCGCATCAGAACAGGTATTAACTTATTTATTGCAAGATACCCTGAAACAGGCAACCTACAGCACCAACAAAGCACCCCACTTTGGTTTGGCACTACCCCAGGGATACGTCCACTTTACCTCTCCCCTGCGGCGTTACCCAGATTTACTGATGCAACGGGTATATTATTCACTCCTCGAACATGGGCGCGATCGCCGCAACACCAGAGTCAAAGAACGGGTTAACCTCCGTTCCTCCACCTCCCACAGTGAAATTAACTGGAATGTTTTGCCCCCAGAGTTACAAAGCGAACTCCAAAGCGAACTCACCCGCGTTATTACCCAAATCAACGACCGAGAAAAAGAAGTGCTAGAAGCCGAAGCCGATTTAGCCGGACTGCAACGCGCTTCCCTGATGAAACAACGTATCGGTCAAGTCTTTAGTGGCGTGATTACTGGTGTCCAATCCTACGGTTTCTTTGTAGAAATTGAAGTACCCCCCAGCGAAACACCTCCAGGTCATAATTTACCCCTACGAGTTGAAGGATTAGTTCACGTCAGTTCCCTGAAAGACGACTGGTATGAGTACCGCGCCCGCCAACAGGCACTCTTTGGACGCAAAAATCGTGCTTCCTATCGCCTAGGCGATCGCGTTTCTGTTCAAGTTAAAAGTGTAGATTACTACCGTCAACAAATTGACCTAGTGACAGTCGGTAGTGATGGTATGGTTTCCCGTGGAGATTTAAGTCCCATGAATGGCGACAGCGAACCCATCTATTTACACAACG